The Elusimicrobiota bacterium genome contains the following window.
TAATTTTTGTGGAAGAAGAGACAGATATTTCATCAAGCCCGTCTTGGGAATGAACTATCCAGGCTTTTTTTGTCCCAAGATTTTTGAGCACTTTAGCCATAATTGTCAGCAACGACTGGCTGTAAACTCCGAGCACCTGGGCGTTTGCGCCGGCAGGATTTGTTAAAGGTCCCAAGATATTAAAAATTGTTCTGATGCCGATTTGTTTTCTTGGACCAATTGCATGTCTCATCGCTCCGTGAAGCACCGGAGCAAAAAGAAAACCTATGCCGATTTTTGAAATGCATTCCTCAACTTTTTGTGAAGTAACGTCCAGATTTACACCCAGAGCTTCCAAAACGTCCGCGCTGCCGCAAGAACTTGAAACCGATCTGTTCCCGTGTTTTGCGACTTTTAATCCTGCACCTGCAATAACCAAAGCCGAAGCCGTAGAAACATTGAAAGTTAATGTTTGATCGCCTCCGGTACCGCAAGTGTCAATAATCGTTTCCTGATCAACGTTTATATCTTCAGCGTCAACATCAACATTTGCTTTTATCCTGATTTTTGTAGCAAACTCCCGCATAACGCGCGCGCAGCCGGTAATTTCGTCCACCGTTTCGCCTTTCATTCTAAGAGCGGTAATAAAAGATGCTATCTGGGCATCTGTCGCTTCGCCGGACATAATTTCAGACATTACCTTTCCGGCTTCGCTTTCACTTAAGTTTTCATTCTTTACGATTTTTGCAATAGATTCTTTAATCATTTTACTTTTTCAACCTTAGAAAATTTGAAAGTATTTTCTTGCCTTCAATAGTTAAAATGGATTCGGGATGAAACTGAACTCCTTCCGCAAGAAATTTTTTGTG
Protein-coding sequences here:
- the trpD gene encoding anthranilate phosphoribosyltransferase; this translates as MIKESIAKIVKNENLSESEAGKVMSEIMSGEATDAQIASFITALRMKGETVDEITGCARVMREFATKIRIKANVDVDAEDINVDQETIIDTCGTGGDQTLTFNVSTASALVIAGAGLKVAKHGNRSVSSSCGSADVLEALGVNLDVTSQKVEECISKIGIGFLFAPVLHGAMRHAIGPRKQIGIRTIFNILGPLTNPAGANAQVLGVYSQSLLTIMAKVLKNLGTKKAWIVHSQDGLDEISVSSSTKITELDSGKIKTFTIKPEDFKIKRSKISDIRGGSAKDNAKIVLDILNGVKGPKRDIVILNAGAGLFIGGIANILKEGIKIAQESIDSGKAKEKLNMLIKMTNE